The sequence CTGGCCGCGTCGCCGAAGCGGCTCGGAAAATGGGCCTCAAACACGTGGTCGTGACCTCCGTGACGCGCGACGACCTCCCTGACGAGGGGGCCGCCCATTTCGCCGCGACCATCCGGGCCCTTCGCGCCGCCCTGCCGCACAGCACCGTCGAGGTCCTCGTCCCGGACTTCCACGCCCGCCCGGAGCTGCTGGAGATCGTCTGCCGCGAAAAGCCGGATGTGTTCAACCACAACGTCGAGACCGTCGAGGCACTCGCCCCGATCATTCGCCCGATGGCCGACTACCGCCGGTCCCTCACCGTCCTGGCGATGGTGGCCCGGACCTACCCGGACCCGATCGTCAAATCCGGCCTCATGGTCGGCCTCGGCGAGACCGAAACCCAGGTTCGCCAGACCCTCCGCGACATGGCCCAAACCGGCTGCCGCGTCGTCACCGTCGGCCAATACCTCGCCCCCTCCGACCGCCACCACCCCGTCGAGCATTTCTACGAACCGGCCTGGTTTGAGGCCCTCACCCACTGGGCCGCAGCCTACCTTCCCGACCTGATCGTCTACGCCGCCCCATTCGTCCGCAGCAGCTATCTGGCCGAAAAACTCTTCGGACAACTGCGAAAACAGCCGTAGACCGTCCTCCGCGTGTAATCGCCGCCTTTTTCCTTTCCAACCGCTCGTCGACTCTGTTCAATAAGTGGTGTTCCAGTCCAAGGAGGCTCTGGCATGGACACCAACACTCCGGCCATCGACCCGCAACTCAGACAGAAGCTGCTCCTCGCCCAGAAAAACGAGATCACCGAGCACCACATCTACAGCCGCCTGGCCAAGTGCGTCAAGAACGACCAGAACCGCCAGATCCTCCAACAGATTGCCGCCGACGAGAAACGCCACTACGAATACTGGCGAACCATCACCGGCGCCGACGTCAAACCCGATATGAGCAAGGCCCGCCTCTACGTCCTTATCGCCCGGACCCTCGGCTTGACCTTCGCCGTCAAGTCCATGGAAAAAGGCGAGGCCCAAGCCGAAGCTGGATACCGCCAGATCGCCCAAGTCCTCCCCGGGGCCGAGAAAATCGCCCAAGAAGAAGATCAACACGAAAATCAACTCATTAACATGATTAACGAAGAGCGGCTCCAGTACATCGGATCGATGGTCCTGGGCCTCAACGACGCCCTCGTCGAACTGACCGGCGCCCTGGCCGGCTTTACCCTCGCCCTGCGCGACACCCGCCTGATCGCAATGGTCGGCCTGATCACCGGCGTCGCCGCCTCCTTCTCCATGGCCGCCTCCGAATACCTATCCCAGCGGTCCGAAGAAGATGGCCAGAACCCGCTCAAGTCCTCGCTCTACACCGGCTCGGCCTACATCCTGACCGTCATCTTCCTGATCTTCCCCTATCTGATCCTCCACAACCCCTATCTGGCCATCGCCTGGACCATGTTCAACGCCCTGCTGGTCATCTTCTTCTTTACCTTCTATATGTCGGTGGCCAAAGACTACTCGTTCCGCCGGCGATTTCTCGAGATGGCCGGCCTGAGCTTCGGGGTCGCCACCCTGACCTTCGGCATCGGCTTCCTCGTCCGCATCTTCTTCGATATCGACGTCTAAGCCGTCTAGCTGTCTGACCACGTATGGCCAGGCCAATTCAACGCCACATCCCCGGTAATCGCCTAACCATTTTTATAGCATCTACTTACGATCGTTCCCGGCACGATAGCCTTCCCTCTTGACATCACCACCACCTCTGGCGATAATAGACAGCTAGACAGTGACTTGTACAGTGAGGTCTTCAGCTCATGGCTACACGCCACACGACACCAACTGAGGAGGCCGGTCCACCGGAGCTTCGCTCCCCCGCCTCACTGGCCGATCAGGCCCGCGCCGCCGTCGTCGATATCCTCGAACGCGAAAAACTCCCGCCCGGCAGCCGACTCCCCTCGGTCCGCCAGATCAGCGCCGCCATCGGCATCAGCCGCGCCACCGTCGCCAAAACCCTCGCCGATATGACCCGCGAAGGACTCTTTATAAGTCGCCAAGGCAAAGGCATTTATGTCAATGGCGCGGAGCACGGCGACCGCGCCGCCCTCGAGGTGATCTACTGCCTGGTCTGCGCCTCGCACGTCCGCCAGGCCCCGCAAGACTACCTCGTCCACAGCGCGTTCTGGAGCCAGATCCTCGCCGGCGTCGGCCAAGGCCTGCGCGACCGCGAGAGCGAGATTCCCCTTCGATTCTCCTTCACCGCCGACTTCCTCGCCGAAAAGACCGCCGGCCCCCGCCGACGGCGATGGAACCGCATCGGCCTGATCGTCCTGGGCGATCCTCGCCCGGAGCAGTGGAAGAAGCTGATGACCCTGCGGGCCTCGATGGTGGTCGTCCATGGCCTGAGCCGCACCGATCGGGCCGCCAACGTCCGCGTCGACTCCGCCCTCGGAGCCGCCATGCTCGTGGACCACCTGGTCACCCTCGGCCATCGCCGGATCGCCTTCTGCGGTTCGCTGGAGACCCACCAGGGAATCGACTACGAGAAATCCCTCGGCTTCCGCGAAGCCGCCGTGCGCCATGGCTTGATGCCCGATGACCGCCGTCTGTTCCTGCCTTGCGGACCGAGCCTGGAGGAAGGCTACCGGGTCGCCCAGATTCTTCTGAGCCATCACCCGCGCCCCACCGCCGCCGTGCTGGTCAACGACGACGCCGCCATCGGGGCGATGCGGGCGGTCTGCGACGCCGGACTCTCCGTGCCCAAAGACCTCTCGATCGCCGGCTTCGACAACATCGCCACCGGCAGCTACGTGATCCCGTCGCTCACCACCGTCTCGGTCCGCATGGCCGAACTCGGACGGCTCAGCGTCGACCGCCTCTTCGCCGTCCACCAGCACAACGACCGCAGCGATCAGATTCTCCGGCCGGAGCTGATCGTCCGCGAATCCACCGCACCCGCTACACAGGAGACCGTTTGACGATGCTGCGAACTCTCATGGCAACCTTAACGGTCCTTTTGGCCGCGTCGTGCGGCTCGGCTCTGACGTTTCAGGAAACCTTCGACGACGGCATTGACCGCTGGGAACAAACCGGGGCCGCTGGCAAGCTCGGCCGCGCCGACGGCAAGCTTCGCATCCAGGGCGCCGACGGCCTGGGCGACAACGCGATCACCTACGCCACCGCCAAACAGACTCTCGACGTCGTCAAAGCGGCGCGTGAGGGAAAGACCGTCACCGTTTCCGCCGACGTGGAACTCGGCCCGGCCGGCAAGGACTACACCTGGTGGGGCGAGTTCGCCGGGTTGATGATCCGCTTCGACGAAAAGAACTGGTTCAGGATGGAATACCGCTGCAACTTCGACGAGGGCTATCAGGTCGGCCGGATCTGCGTCTCCGCCATGGCCGACGGCGAAGCGCCGTACATGCAGTGGTCGCAACTCAGCCGCGCCGAGTGGCACAAGACCGCCACGCAACTCCTGTTCCGGATCGACAGCGGCCATCTCTGGTGGCAAGGCGCGCCGCGGTTCAACCTCAAAGCCAGTCAGGGCGCGGGTTTCCGCCACGGCTGGCAGCTCGACCAGCTTCCGCCCGCCCAAATCCTGCTCTTCCAGCAGCTCAACCACGACAAGCCAAACTTCGACCCGTATCCGTACGCCGATTTCGACAACGTCAACATCTCCGACGGAACCGAACCGTCCGCCGCCGAACCCGCCGAGGCCGCCCGCAGTGACGTGATCGTCGCGTCCTTCCAGGAAGGCATCGCCGTCGACGGCGACCTCGCCGACTGGAATCTCTCCAGCCCGCTGATGATCAGCCGCGAGAGCTCGCGCATGATCAACGGCCACGTCGCCGACGACGCGGACTTGCTCGGCCGGCTCTACGCCAGCTTCGACGACGAACGCTTCTACGTCGCCCTCCACGTGACCGACGACGAACGGTCCGGCCCCTTCTCCGGCGGCGCCTCATGGCAGAACGACGGCGCCGAGCTATGGTTCGACTTCGCCCTCGACAGCACCAGCAACGACATGTTCGCCCAGGAGGACGACTACCAGATCGCCGTCTCCTACTCCACCGACGAGCGGGACAATCCGCCCGCGCCCGCCGTCTATGTCTACCGCAACGGCCACAGCGCCCACGTCTACGCCGCCTCGCAGATCGCCTCGAAACCCACCGACGACGGCTACGTGATCGAATGGGCCGCACCATTCGACGCCCTGATCGGCCTCGACGGCCAACCCGGGGAGGTCATCGGCTTCAATATCTCGCTCTGCGATCAGGACCTGGCCCAGGGCCGCTTCTCGCGACTGCTCTGGATGGGCGACACCGAAGCCGACCCGCGCAACTTCGGCTTTATGACCCTCGGTCCCGTCGAACCGCAGCGGCTAAGCGAAATCATCGAACAGGCCAAAAAGACCCGCCGGGGCCAACCGAAACTCCAAGCCAAAAGCGACGATGCCGATGCGCCCAGAATCGACAAAGCCGACTACAAAGGCCCGCCCCAGTTCCTCAGCGTAGAAACCGACGGCGACCAAATCGGCCGATACGAGAAGTTCGAACTCGACGTGGACCTCGCCGCCGAGTTCGATAACCCCTACGACTACGACGACTTCGTCCTCCAAGCCGAATTCACCGCGCCGAACGGCCAGACGACCACCGTCGACGGGTTCTACACCCAAGCCTACCGAATGAGCCTCGGCTACCGCGGCCGCGACAACACCGATCCGGTCGGCGAACCCTTCTGGCAGGTGCGATTCACGCCCACCCAGCTCGGCGAATACCGCTACGTCCTGATCGCCAACGACCGCCAGGGCCGAACCGCCCGAACCGAACCCGCCGCGTTCACTGCCGTCGCCTCACAGCACCGCGGCTTTCTCCGCGTCAGTCCGCGCGACCCGCGCTACCTCGAATTCGACGACGGCTCGCCGTTCTTCAGCCTCGGCTACGGCAACCACGAATGGAGCGCCAGCCCCTCCGACATCATCAACCACAAGCGCCATCAGAGCCAGCTCGCCTTCTACGGCGGCAACACGCTCAGCGTCAACTTCGACACCCTCGCCGACTCGCCCTTCCAGCTCGAAAGCCAGAACACCGGCCTGCGGAAATACTCGCTGCTCAACGCCTTCAAATTCGACTACGCCCTCGACATGGCCCGCAAACGCGGCATCTATCTCCAGCCGTGCATCATGCAGACCGCCAACGGCTTCGGCAAACACTGGGCCGGCAGCCGGTTCAACAAGGTCAACGGCGGACCGTGCAAAGCGCCGGAAGATATCTTCACCAACGACGAGACCCGCGCCCTGGTCAGGAACCGCCTCCGCTATGCGATCGCCCGCTGGGCCTACTCGCCCAACCTGCTCGCCTGGGAACTCTTCAACGAGGTGAATTACACCGACGGCTTCCAGAAGAACATCCAGACCGTTCGCGACTGGCACCGCGAAATGGCGGCCTGGATCAAGCAGCTCGATCCCAACAAGCACCTGGTCAGCACGTGCTTCGGTTCCGGCGACGCCTGCGAGGACGATGAAATCTGGAAGATGGACCTGATCGACTTCACCATCACCCACGAGTACACCAACGACGCGGCGAGCGTCCGCCAGCGCCAGTGGCGAAAACGCACCTTCGGAAAACCCAACCTCGGCGGCGAGTTCGGCATCGGCTACCCCCTGGTCAACGACGCCTGGCAATTCGACCGCGAGGGCATCTTCCTCCACAACGGAATCTGGACCTGCGCGATGGCCGGCTCCGCGGGCAACATCCTCTTCTGGTGGGACGCCCAATACCACGACCCGCTCGACTGCTACGAACACTTCACCGCGTTCCGCCGCTTCGCCGACGGGATCGATTGGCCCGCCCACCAATTCAAGCCGATCGAACTGCTGGCCAACCAGCAGGCGGGGGAAACCCGGTACTTCGATTTCCAGATCGACGCACAACCCGTCTGGGACAAGCCCGCCGCGGTCAAATACATCCTCGCTCGCGGCATCCTCTGGGCCGTCATCCGCGAGATCGACCAATCGATCACCGACCCGCGCGAGGTCGAAGCCGCCGACCGCTTCAAGACCACCCGCATCCCGGGCACCCTCTTCGGCGCCAACCATCCGCAGTTCCAGCGCGACCTGGTCATCATCGTCGAGACCGACCGCGCATCACAAATGGAGTTTCCGCTGACCGCCGTTGAAACCTGTGGGACGTCAATCGAGGTCCTCATCAACGCCAGAGTCGCCGAGTCGCTCGACCTGCCCGACGCCGACGGCAAGAACAACCCGTACGCCGACGAGCTGGACCGAACGCTCACCGTGCCACTCGCCGCCGGCACGACCACCGTCACCCTCCGCAACACCGGCAGCGGATGGCTCGGACTCGGCGGCCCGGTCGTCCGCAACTTCGCCCGAAGCGCCGTCCTCGAACAGGCTCAGGTCTTCGGCCTTCAGGGCGACGGCCTCTCGATCCTGTGGTTCCACAACCGTCAGAACATCTCCGACCGCCACCTCCGCGACGACCCGTCGCTGACGCCCATCGACAACGTCGCCGTCACGCTCCGAAACGTCGCCGACGGCCGATACACCGTCGAATGGTGGGACACCTACCAAGGCGAAATCTTCAAGACCGAAACGGCCGACACCGCCGGCGGGACGCTCACCCTCGCCCCGCCGACCTTCGAAAAAGACATCGCCTGCAAAATCAAAGGACCCCATACGCCATGACTCATCCACATCGCCAAGCCGTCAGCCCAGTACGCCGCGAGTCCTTCACCCTGATCGAACTCCTCGTCGTCGTCGCCATCATCGCTGTGCTGGTCTCCATACTCCTCCCGGCCCTCTCCGAAGCCAGAGAGCGGGCCAGGGAGGTTGCGTGCGGCAGCAATCTCCGGCAAGTCGCCGTAGCCACCGAAGATTACGCCGTCGACTACAACGATTTCCTCATTCCCGCCTACCAGCAACTGACCTTCTCGACGCCGATCAAGTTCAAGTTTTGCTACGAGTTCATCCTGCCCTACGTCGGTGGAAATCACGCGGTCCTGAGCTGCGCCATGGATCCCCGAATTAAATACTGGAAGACCAGCTACGGGCACAACTACTATCCACTGGGGCATGGACGCTTCAGACGCCGCGGGTCGATCCCCACGCCGGCGCAGATCATGTATATCGCCGACAACAACAACGAGGAGAGTGCTCCCTTTTCGCCCGACTGGGACCAGCACATGCTCTTTCCCGACGGATCCAGGGAAGGCGTAACCCAACGCCACCGCGGCGGACCCAACATGCTCTGGGCCGACGGCCACGTCAGTTGGCTGCACAAGTACGATATCCCGTGGCATGCCTGGGGATACTGGTTTGCCGATGAGGAGTAGTGTGTTCCCTTCGGCGAATACAATCCGATCGCGAGGAAGTTTGCTATGCTTCGTCGAAAAACCCGAACCAGCCGCATAGCGACATGCAGCTTCACCTTGATCGAACTCCTCGTCGTCGTCGCCATCATCGCCGTGCTGGTCTCCATCCTGCTTCCCGCTCTCCAGCAGGCGCGGGATCAGGCCCGCGTCGTCAGTTGCGCCAGCAATCTCCGCGGCATCGTCATCGCCTCGCAGATGTACGGCATCGATAACGCCGAGTATCTCCCGCGGCTGGTCGACGCCCTCAGCGACGTCGGCTACTTCGTCGGCAACTCCCGTGACACCGGGCTCTCAGCCCTGGTCAAGAACGGCTACCTCACCTATCCTCGACCATTCTTCTGTCCCGCCGACACCCTCCGCGCCGCATCAGACAGCAGCGAATACTC is a genomic window of Phycisphaerae bacterium containing:
- the lipA gene encoding lipoyl synthase, translating into MSDTRQGDNGPTTRRLPPWLKRPLPAGAGYADVERLLKQGCLNTVCRSARCPNLGECWSRRVATFMILGNVCTRNCRFCAVQKGPVEPLDPNEPGRVAEAARKMGLKHVVVTSVTRDDLPDEGAAHFAATIRALRAALPHSTVEVLVPDFHARPELLEIVCREKPDVFNHNVETVEALAPIIRPMADYRRSLTVLAMVARTYPDPIVKSGLMVGLGETETQVRQTLRDMAQTGCRVVTVGQYLAPSDRHHPVEHFYEPAWFEALTHWAAAYLPDLIVYAAPFVRSSYLAEKLFGQLRKQP
- a CDS encoding rubrerythrin family protein, which encodes MDTNTPAIDPQLRQKLLLAQKNEITEHHIYSRLAKCVKNDQNRQILQQIAADEKRHYEYWRTITGADVKPDMSKARLYVLIARTLGLTFAVKSMEKGEAQAEAGYRQIAQVLPGAEKIAQEEDQHENQLINMINEERLQYIGSMVLGLNDALVELTGALAGFTLALRDTRLIAMVGLITGVAASFSMAASEYLSQRSEEDGQNPLKSSLYTGSAYILTVIFLIFPYLILHNPYLAIAWTMFNALLVIFFFTFYMSVAKDYSFRRRFLEMAGLSFGVATLTFGIGFLVRIFFDIDV
- a CDS encoding substrate-binding domain-containing protein, whose translation is MATRHTTPTEEAGPPELRSPASLADQARAAVVDILEREKLPPGSRLPSVRQISAAIGISRATVAKTLADMTREGLFISRQGKGIYVNGAEHGDRAALEVIYCLVCASHVRQAPQDYLVHSAFWSQILAGVGQGLRDRESEIPLRFSFTADFLAEKTAGPRRRRWNRIGLIVLGDPRPEQWKKLMTLRASMVVVHGLSRTDRAANVRVDSALGAAMLVDHLVTLGHRRIAFCGSLETHQGIDYEKSLGFREAAVRHGLMPDDRRLFLPCGPSLEEGYRVAQILLSHHPRPTAAVLVNDDAAIGAMRAVCDAGLSVPKDLSIAGFDNIATGSYVIPSLTTVSVRMAELGRLSVDRLFAVHQHNDRSDQILRPELIVRESTAPATQETV
- a CDS encoding DUF5060 domain-containing protein, whose translation is MLRTLMATLTVLLAASCGSALTFQETFDDGIDRWEQTGAAGKLGRADGKLRIQGADGLGDNAITYATAKQTLDVVKAAREGKTVTVSADVELGPAGKDYTWWGEFAGLMIRFDEKNWFRMEYRCNFDEGYQVGRICVSAMADGEAPYMQWSQLSRAEWHKTATQLLFRIDSGHLWWQGAPRFNLKASQGAGFRHGWQLDQLPPAQILLFQQLNHDKPNFDPYPYADFDNVNISDGTEPSAAEPAEAARSDVIVASFQEGIAVDGDLADWNLSSPLMISRESSRMINGHVADDADLLGRLYASFDDERFYVALHVTDDERSGPFSGGASWQNDGAELWFDFALDSTSNDMFAQEDDYQIAVSYSTDERDNPPAPAVYVYRNGHSAHVYAASQIASKPTDDGYVIEWAAPFDALIGLDGQPGEVIGFNISLCDQDLAQGRFSRLLWMGDTEADPRNFGFMTLGPVEPQRLSEIIEQAKKTRRGQPKLQAKSDDADAPRIDKADYKGPPQFLSVETDGDQIGRYEKFELDVDLAAEFDNPYDYDDFVLQAEFTAPNGQTTTVDGFYTQAYRMSLGYRGRDNTDPVGEPFWQVRFTPTQLGEYRYVLIANDRQGRTARTEPAAFTAVASQHRGFLRVSPRDPRYLEFDDGSPFFSLGYGNHEWSASPSDIINHKRHQSQLAFYGGNTLSVNFDTLADSPFQLESQNTGLRKYSLLNAFKFDYALDMARKRGIYLQPCIMQTANGFGKHWAGSRFNKVNGGPCKAPEDIFTNDETRALVRNRLRYAIARWAYSPNLLAWELFNEVNYTDGFQKNIQTVRDWHREMAAWIKQLDPNKHLVSTCFGSGDACEDDEIWKMDLIDFTITHEYTNDAASVRQRQWRKRTFGKPNLGGEFGIGYPLVNDAWQFDREGIFLHNGIWTCAMAGSAGNILFWWDAQYHDPLDCYEHFTAFRRFADGIDWPAHQFKPIELLANQQAGETRYFDFQIDAQPVWDKPAAVKYILARGILWAVIREIDQSITDPREVEAADRFKTTRIPGTLFGANHPQFQRDLVIIVETDRASQMEFPLTAVETCGTSIEVLINARVAESLDLPDADGKNNPYADELDRTLTVPLAAGTTTVTLRNTGSGWLGLGGPVVRNFARSAVLEQAQVFGLQGDGLSILWFHNRQNISDRHLRDDPSLTPIDNVAVTLRNVADGRYTVEWWDTYQGEIFKTETADTAGGTLTLAPPTFEKDIACKIKGPHTP
- a CDS encoding DUF1559 domain-containing protein: MTHPHRQAVSPVRRESFTLIELLVVVAIIAVLVSILLPALSEARERAREVACGSNLRQVAVATEDYAVDYNDFLIPAYQQLTFSTPIKFKFCYEFILPYVGGNHAVLSCAMDPRIKYWKTSYGHNYYPLGHGRFRRRGSIPTPAQIMYIADNNNEESAPFSPDWDQHMLFPDGSREGVTQRHRGGPNMLWADGHVSWLHKYDIPWHAWGYWFADEE